The Gemmatimonadaceae bacterium genomic sequence ACACGCCTGCCTGCTCGGGCTTGCCCCACCGTTCATACAGATTGGCCAGCCACACCGCATTGATCTTCCACGCCGGTGCGGCTGGCGCACCGAGAGTGCGCAGTCCACTCTCCGTCGACAGGAGAATCGGCTCCGCTTCGCCGTACTGCCCGGCCCTCGTCAGGCAGAACCCCAGCACGCCCCGCACGCGCAATGGCAGGGCCTGGGTCGAGTCGCGCGGCAGGTACGGCAGGCTCTCCCGGATCATCGCGTTCCCGCGTTGCACGGCGCCGGTCGCACAGAGGTCGATCGCCATCGCGCGGCGCACCCCGATGATGATGGCGTCGGTCGGCGGACGATTCGACAGGATCGACATCGCTTCCTCCAGCTGCGGGATCGCGCGCGTGGTGTCGCCCGTCGCCTCGATCGCGGCCGCGAGGTTGGCCAACTGTATGCCCGCCTGTGCACTCCGGGGTCCATACACCTTGCGGCGAATGTCGAGACCGAGGACCGAGAGCGATTCGGCGCGGGCAGGTCGCCCGCGTGCGACGGCGATCGCGGCCTGCTTTTCGTACGTGTCGCCGACCGACCAGTGTTCCGGCCCAAACGCCGCCCGCCGACCAGCCAGGGCCTCGTTGAGCATCGTCTCCGCCTCGTCGTACTTGCCCTGCTTCTGCAGCGCCCAGCCCAGTTCGGCCTGAGCGTACAGCGCCTGGTCCTGGATACCGGCAGCTTTCCAGAGTGGCATGGCCTCGCGCAATCTCACTTCGGCCGCGGGCCAATCCTCGCGCCGACTGGCGAGGATCCCCAGGTCCATCAACGTGGCGGCAACGGCCGGACTGCTGTTGCCGAGCACCGATCGGCGCGACGCCAGCGCCTTCTGGAACAGCGTGTCGGCTTCGTCAAAGCGACCCTGGGCCTGAAACAGCCTGGCCAGCTCCGTACGCGAGAGCTGCACGTCCGGATGGTCGCCGCCAAGCAGCTTCTCCCGCATATCGAGCGATGCGCGGATGGGTTCCTCTGCCTCCTCGAGTTTGCGCTGCGCCACCAGCGCCGTACCCAGACGCCCCTGGATGTTGGCGATCTGCGGATGTTCGGCACCGTAAAGCGTGCGGGCGATGGGGAGCGCCTCCCGGACGGTCTTCTCCGCGTTGGCGTTGTCCGGTTTGTAGAGATAGGCGTCGGCGAGGCTGATCATGCCCTCGACCACGGTCGGGTGGTTCGTGCCGTACACGCGGCGCACGATGGCCAGCGACTCCTCGAGCAACGGCAGCGCTTCGGGTGAACGCGCGGTGTAGCTGAAGAACGTGCCTAACGCCTTGAGGCGCTGAGCGACTTCGAGGCCGGTGCCGCCGTGTCGCCGACGGGTGAGCTGCAGCGCCTCGCGATACCGCTTCTCGGCGCCCGGGAAGTCCCCCTGCATGTACCGGGCGTCACCAAGCGCCTGCAGCGAGCTGGTGATGCGATCGTCGTCGGGCCGCATCGTCCCGCGCATGCGCGAGAGCGCCTCATTCAGTCGACGCTCGGCCAGGGGATAGTCACCGGTGGCCTGGGCCAGCTTCCCCAGTTCGTCGGCGCTCTCGGCGACCGAGGGATCGGTCGCGCCCAGCACGCGGCGACGAATGGTGTACGCGCTGTCGAGCTGCGGCCTTGCCTGATCGTAGAGCCCAAGGCTGAAATACGTGCGGCCGATGGTCGATGCAACGGCGGCGCGTACCTCGGGCTGTCCGGCGAGCGCCGTCGTGGACGTGTCGGCGGCCGCGCGGTCGAGCAGCTCGCGCACGCTCATTTCCTTCCCGCGCGCGTTCGCGGGGTCGGATGAGGCGAGCATGCGCTGCAAGAACGTGTTGATGGCCTGCGCCTTGGCCGCCTCTCCCGTCGCGCGCTCGGCGCTGGCCACGGCCGCGGCCTGTTCGCGCGTCGCTTCCGCGCGCGCCGAGTCGGCCACGCGAAGTGCTGAATCGGCCACGGCACGACGACGCTCGGCCAGGGTGCTCGCCGCCACCGCTTCAGCGCGTCGCACCTCGGCCGTGCGTTCGGCGGCCCGCGCGCGGATCGCCTGATACGTGCTCACGATCGTACCGGCAACGAGCACCACTCCGGCGGCGCCGATCCCGGCAACGAGAGCGCGATTTCGGCGCGCGAACTTGCGCATCTGATACACCGCACTCGCGCGACGCGCCACGATCGGTTCGTCGCGCAGGAACCGTCTCACGTCGCCGGCCAGTTGATCCGCCGAGTCGTAGCGGCGTGCCTTCTCCTTGTCCAACGCCTTCGCCACGATGACTTCCACGTCACCCGACAGGCGCCGATCGATGGAACTCAGTGGGGCGGGCTCGTCCACCAGGATCACGCGGACCGCCTCGATGATCATCTTCCGGCTCAGGTCGTACGGCAGCCGCCCCGACACCAACTCGTAGAGGATCACACCCAGCGAATACACGTCGCTCCGACCGTCGATGTCGGTCGGGTCTGCGTTCACCTGCTCGGGACTCATGTACTGCAGCGTTCCCACGACTTCGCCCACCGTGGTCGCGCGCGTCGCCTGCATGTCGGCGTCGGTGAGCCGAGCCACCCCGAAGTCGAGAATCTTCGGCTGCCCCGCGGCGTCGACGAG encodes the following:
- a CDS encoding serine/threonine protein kinase translates to MHPTNIGKYRIVGTLGEGGMGTVYEAVQDQPHRRVALKVIREDFLSPQLVRRFARESEVLGRLQHQGIAQIYEAGTDEGPYGSQSYFAMELVRGEPLTTYAERNGLTLAQRLEVFARICDAVHYAHQQGVVHRDLKPANILVDAAGQPKILDFGVARLTDADMQATRATTVGEVVGTLQYMSPEQVNADPTDIDGRSDVYSLGVILYELVSGRLPYDLSRKMIIEAVRVILVDEPAPLSSIDRRLSGDVEVIVAKALDKEKARRYDSADQLAGDVRRFLRDEPIVARRASAVYQMRKFARRNRALVAGIGAAGVVLVAGTIVSTYQAIRARAAERTAEVRRAEAVAASTLAERRRAVADSALRVADSARAEATREQAAAVASAERATGEAAKAQAINTFLQRMLASSDPANARGKEMSVRELLDRAAADTSTTALAGQPEVRAAVASTIGRTYFSLGLYDQARPQLDSAYTIRRRVLGATDPSVAESADELGKLAQATGDYPLAERRLNEALSRMRGTMRPDDDRITSSLQALGDARYMQGDFPGAEKRYREALQLTRRRHGGTGLEVAQRLKALGTFFSYTARSPEALPLLEESLAIVRRVYGTNHPTVVEGMISLADAYLYKPDNANAEKTVREALPIARTLYGAEHPQIANIQGRLGTALVAQRKLEEAEEPIRASLDMREKLLGGDHPDVQLSRTELARLFQAQGRFDEADTLFQKALASRRSVLGNSSPAVAATLMDLGILASRREDWPAAEVRLREAMPLWKAAGIQDQALYAQAELGWALQKQGKYDEAETMLNEALAGRRAAFGPEHWSVGDTYEKQAAIAVARGRPARAESLSVLGLDIRRKVYGPRSAQAGIQLANLAAAIEATGDTTRAIPQLEEAMSILSNRPPTDAIIIGVRRAMAIDLCATGAVQRGNAMIRESLPYLPRDSTQALPLRVRGVLGFCLTRAGQYGEAEPILLSTESGLRTLGAPAAPAWKINAVWLANLYERWGKPEQAGVWRARAAQGR